Proteins from a genomic interval of Gammaproteobacteria bacterium:
- a CDS encoding phosphate-starvation-inducible PsiE family protein, translated as MMKIDFLKLFNKVIGVVFGAMLLFITLGMIIGVLHLFMSVGDLLVEKELGKHYTKIISDVLTLFILVELSRSLVEYFHTQRLRMTFIVDAGIVFVLRELMIGLFEHKILTEEIYALSALMLVLTVLRIGSVVVYQRERRMADMVNKPAAAQEKAPE; from the coding sequence ATGATGAAAATCGACTTTCTGAAGCTGTTCAACAAAGTTATCGGCGTAGTATTCGGTGCCATGCTGCTATTCATTACGTTAGGCATGATCATTGGGGTGCTGCACCTGTTCATGTCTGTCGGTGACCTGCTGGTCGAGAAGGAGCTGGGTAAACACTACACCAAGATCATCTCCGATGTCTTGACGCTCTTCATTCTGGTCGAACTATCGCGTTCGCTGGTGGAGTACTTCCATACCCAGCGCCTGCGCATGACGTTTATCGTCGACGCCGGGATTGTGTTTGTTTTGCGGGAGTTGATGATTGGTCTGTTTGAGCACAAAATCCTGACGGAGGAGATCTACGCGCTGAGTGCCCTGATGCTGGTGCTAACCGTATTGCGTATCGGCTCGGTGGTGGTGTATCAACGCGAGAGACGGATGGCTGATATGGTGAACAAGCCTGCCGCAGCGCAAGAAAAAGCACCGGAATGA
- the mutM gene encoding bifunctional DNA-formamidopyrimidine glycosylase/DNA-(apurinic or apyrimidinic site) lyase: protein MPELPEVETTRRGIAPYVEGQRVARIIVRNARLRQPVSPELAGDLAGQTLRAVERRGKYLLLRSPVGSVIIHLGMSGSLRILPSTTPAEKHDHVDIVLASGDCLRLRDPRRFGAVLWTRDNPLQHALLRDLGPEPFSDEFDGGYLHQRARSRSLAVKQFIMDSHIVTGVGNIYASETLFLAGIHPLRAAGRISQQRYQRLALAIQQVLSDAIAQGGTTLRDFYNGEGKPGYFQQQLKVYGRTDQPCVRCGRAIVQIRQGQRSTFFCAACQR from the coding sequence ATGCCCGAACTTCCTGAGGTCGAGACCACCCGCCGCGGCATTGCCCCCTACGTTGAGGGGCAGCGTGTCGCACGCATTATTGTTCGCAACGCCCGTCTGCGGCAGCCTGTCTCCCCGGAACTTGCCGGTGACTTGGCCGGGCAAACACTGCGTGCGGTGGAGCGGCGCGGCAAGTATCTGTTGTTGCGTTCCCCTGTGGGCAGTGTGATCATCCATTTGGGTATGTCGGGTAGCCTGCGCATCCTGCCAAGCACAACCCCTGCCGAAAAACACGATCATGTGGATATCGTGCTTGCCAGTGGCGATTGCCTGCGGCTGCGTGATCCGCGGCGCTTTGGCGCCGTGTTGTGGACGCGGGATAACCCGCTGCAGCATGCGCTGTTGCGTGACCTCGGTCCCGAGCCGTTCAGTGATGAATTTGATGGTGGTTATTTGCATCAGCGTGCCCGTAGCCGCAGCCTTGCCGTTAAGCAATTTATTATGGATAGCCATATTGTCACGGGCGTAGGTAATATTTACGCGAGTGAGACACTGTTTCTCGCCGGCATCCACCCCCTGCGAGCAGCGGGTCGCATTTCGCAACAGCGATATCAGCGCCTGGCGCTCGCCATCCAGCAGGTATTGAGCGACGCGATCGCCCAAGGCGGCACCACGCTACGCGATTTTTATAATGGCGAGGGCAAGCCGGGCTATTTTCAGCAGCAGCTCAAGGTGTATGGCAGAACAGATCAGCCTTGTGTTCGCTGTGGGCGCGCTATTGTGCAGATTAGGCAGGGACAACGTTCGACATTTTTCTGTGCGGCGTGCCAGCGATGA
- a CDS encoding DUF4340 domain-containing protein, producing the protein MKISSRAWVNLALFILLAGLAVFAFYEAGKEPPGQQSTLTVIDPGKISQIRINHKDGEIISLIKDVQGWRLNQPISVPANSGNVQQLLGLARTSSYAQFDVRGVDMAKYKLDTPGLYVEFDGLELVFGGTEPLEGRRYVRVGQVVHLIDDSGYRDANIALAALVSPALLPAGFKQMEIKLPNATISRAEDGRWTSAPARADLSADVIQRLVDEWQRAEAHSVETYAPDGKALGEIVVRLEPTAELRFEIVAREPELILARRDIGMQYHFTAEQAKRLFLHETSKGRQGNGQDQ; encoded by the coding sequence ATGAAAATAAGTTCGCGCGCTTGGGTCAATCTGGCATTGTTTATCCTGCTGGCGGGATTGGCAGTGTTCGCATTTTATGAGGCTGGCAAGGAGCCGCCAGGACAGCAATCCACTCTGACGGTTATTGATCCCGGCAAGATCAGCCAAATCCGCATTAACCACAAGGATGGCGAAATTATTAGCCTGATTAAAGATGTCCAGGGCTGGCGCCTCAATCAGCCCATCAGCGTGCCCGCCAATAGCGGAAATGTGCAGCAATTACTGGGGCTGGCACGCACATCGAGTTACGCGCAATTCGATGTGCGTGGCGTGGATATGGCAAAATACAAGCTTGATACCCCTGGCCTTTATGTGGAGTTCGATGGTCTGGAGCTTGTCTTTGGCGGTACCGAACCACTGGAAGGGCGGCGATACGTGCGGGTGGGGCAGGTCGTGCATCTGATCGACGATAGCGGCTACCGGGATGCAAACATCGCGCTGGCAGCGCTGGTGAGTCCCGCCTTACTTCCGGCAGGGTTCAAGCAGATGGAAATCAAGCTGCCTAATGCCACGATCAGCCGCGCGGAAGATGGGCGCTGGACGTCCGCACCCGCAAGGGCGGATCTTTCCGCGGATGTGATTCAGCGTCTGGTGGATGAATGGCAACGCGCCGAGGCGCACAGTGTTGAGACGTATGCCCCGGACGGCAAGGCGCTGGGTGAGATTGTGGTGCGTCTTGAGCCGACGGCAGAGCTGCGTTTTGAAATTGTTGCCAGAGAGCCGGAATTGATTCTGGCCCGCCGCGACATCGGCATGCAGTATCATTTTACCGCAGAACAGGCAAAACGCCTGTTTTTGCATGAGACTTCAAAGGGTCGTCAAGGCAACGGTCAGGATCAATAA
- a CDS encoding GldG family protein produces MEVTRKSRRQVRLQNILFVVLFMGVLGLLAWLSTRYHYQADWTAAGRNTLSQASVALLKEVRGPVLVTAFAREAEPLRKRISEIVGLYQRHKSDMRLTFINPDAEPDRVREQGITADGEMVIQYAGRTEKIKDLGEQSLTNALQRLARGGERWIVFLEGHGERNPHGRANHDLGSWIGQVEAKGFKAQTINLASHTQIPANTTTLVVAGPQVDFLPGEVNLIQDYMAHGGNLLWLSDPGSLHGLKPLAQQLGVEFLPGVIVDPATQAFSINNPAFALVADYGDHPITQGFNVVTLFPLANGLKLTVPAGWEGQPFLMTGERSWSESGRLSGEISFNQGGDVAGPLAIGVSLNRAVKDTGDKDMQQRIVVLGDGDFLSNAYLGNGGNLNLGMNIVNWLSHDDAFIAIPVKTAPDPSLNLSQTHYAVIGIGFLVVIPAMLAGSGLLIWLRRRKR; encoded by the coding sequence ATGGAGGTTACACGCAAATCCCGTCGTCAAGTGCGGCTGCAAAACATCCTGTTCGTGGTGTTGTTTATGGGTGTGCTTGGCCTGCTGGCTTGGTTAAGTACGCGCTATCACTACCAAGCGGATTGGACAGCCGCGGGGCGTAACACCCTTTCCCAGGCAAGCGTGGCACTGCTCAAAGAGGTGCGGGGGCCTGTCTTGGTCACCGCCTTTGCCCGTGAGGCGGAGCCGCTACGCAAGCGTATTTCCGAAATCGTGGGCTTGTACCAGCGTCATAAAAGCGATATGCGCCTTACCTTCATTAATCCCGATGCCGAACCGGATAGGGTACGTGAACAGGGCATCACAGCTGATGGTGAAATGGTCATCCAGTACGCGGGGCGTACGGAAAAGATCAAGGATCTTGGCGAGCAGAGCCTGACCAATGCCTTGCAGCGTCTCGCGCGCGGCGGAGAACGCTGGATTGTGTTTTTGGAAGGGCATGGCGAGCGCAACCCGCATGGCCGGGCCAATCACGATCTGGGGTCGTGGATCGGACAGGTCGAAGCCAAGGGTTTCAAGGCGCAAACCATCAATCTGGCCAGCCATACGCAGATCCCCGCCAACACCACGACCTTGGTTGTCGCCGGCCCCCAGGTGGATTTTCTGCCGGGCGAGGTGAATTTAATCCAGGATTACATGGCGCACGGCGGCAATCTCCTGTGGCTTAGTGATCCCGGCTCATTGCACGGCCTGAAGCCATTGGCCCAACAGCTTGGCGTTGAATTTCTGCCCGGTGTGATAGTTGATCCCGCCACGCAGGCGTTTTCGATCAATAATCCTGCCTTTGCGTTGGTGGCCGATTATGGCGATCATCCCATCACACAGGGTTTCAACGTGGTTACTTTATTTCCCTTGGCAAACGGCCTGAAATTAACCGTGCCCGCAGGCTGGGAGGGACAGCCATTCCTGATGACGGGAGAGCGCAGCTGGTCGGAAAGCGGTAGGCTTTCCGGTGAGATCAGCTTTAATCAAGGTGGCGATGTTGCGGGGCCGCTGGCCATAGGCGTGAGCTTGAACCGTGCGGTCAAGGATACCGGCGACAAGGACATGCAGCAGCGTATTGTGGTGTTGGGAGATGGCGATTTTCTCTCCAATGCCTACCTCGGCAATGGCGGCAACCTGAACCTGGGGATGAACATCGTGAACTGGCTGTCTCATGACGATGCTTTCATCGCCATTCCCGTTAAGACCGCCCCTGACCCGTCGCTCAATTTGTCGCAAACGCACTATGCCGTTATTGGCATCGGTTTCCTCGTCGTCATTCCAGCCATGCTGGCCGGCAGCGGTTTGCTGATCTGGCTGCGGCGCCGCAAACGTTAA
- a CDS encoding ABC transporter permease subunit — MMVFTIAARELRSLFLSPLAWSIMAVVEFILAYLYLAQIETFMQIQPRLAGLEGAPGVTGLVIAPLFGSAAIVLLLVVPLVTMRLISEERRAQTISLLFSAPVSMSEIIVGKYLGIMAFLLLVLAMIAVMPLALLLGGSIDMGMFLSGLLGLTLLLASFAAVGLFMSTLTVQPAIAAVGSFGMLLLLWVLDWAGNAGAGVMDENISSILTYLSLLRHYEPLLKGVFDSADMIYYLLFIVFFLGLSVRRLDADRLQH, encoded by the coding sequence GTGATGGTGTTCACGATAGCGGCGCGCGAGTTGCGTAGCCTGTTTCTCTCGCCACTGGCCTGGTCCATCATGGCTGTGGTCGAATTTATTCTCGCGTATTTGTATTTGGCCCAGATCGAGACATTCATGCAGATCCAGCCGCGCCTCGCGGGGCTTGAGGGTGCGCCCGGCGTCACCGGGCTGGTCATCGCGCCGCTGTTTGGCAGTGCCGCCATCGTGCTGTTGCTGGTGGTACCCTTGGTGACGATGCGTCTGATCAGTGAGGAGCGCAGGGCGCAGACCATTAGCCTGCTGTTTTCCGCGCCAGTCTCCATGAGTGAGATCATCGTTGGAAAGTATCTTGGAATCATGGCGTTTCTACTGCTGGTGCTTGCGATGATCGCCGTGATGCCGCTGGCCCTGCTGCTGGGCGGCTCTATCGACATGGGCATGTTTCTATCTGGACTGCTCGGATTGACCTTGCTGCTGGCCAGCTTCGCTGCTGTAGGTCTGTTCATGTCCACTCTCACCGTGCAGCCTGCTATCGCCGCCGTTGGCAGTTTCGGCATGTTGCTCCTGCTGTGGGTGCTGGACTGGGCGGGCAACGCGGGGGCTGGCGTGATGGATGAAAATATCAGCAGCATACTCACCTATCTCTCCCTGCTGCGCCACTATGAGCCGCTGCTCAAAGGGGTGTTTGACAGCGCCGATATGATTTATTACCTGTTGTTTATTGTTTTCTTTCTCGGGTTGAGCGTGCGTCGTCTGGATGCCGATCGCCTGCAGCATTAA
- a CDS encoding ABC transporter ATP-binding protein, with translation MSNDVLVRVEHLFRYYGDTCALHDVTFDIGKGEVLGLLGPNGAGKSTTMQILSGNLAPSAGRVWINGIDILDQPKLAKAALGYLPDQPPLYRELTVDEYLNYCARLNRIPRDRRSAAVGKAKQRCGLTEVGARLIGNLSKGYQQRVGIAQAIVHTPALVILDEPTVGLDPIQVREIRALIRELSGEHSVILSTHILPEVQATCDRVQIINKGKLLLNDSIDGLLARMQSSSMLVALRNPPPVLELESFPGVRSVVPLPDGRLRLHYFPDASPAQDLVERSVQRNWGLYELTPERMSLEQIFVDITRAEQHAVIAEEAA, from the coding sequence ATGAGTAACGACGTTCTGGTCCGTGTTGAACACCTTTTTCGCTATTACGGCGATACCTGCGCTTTGCACGATGTCACTTTTGACATCGGCAAAGGTGAGGTGCTGGGGTTGCTGGGGCCCAATGGTGCGGGCAAGTCCACTACCATGCAAATTCTCAGCGGCAATCTGGCGCCCAGTGCGGGAAGGGTGTGGATCAACGGCATTGATATCCTGGATCAACCGAAGCTCGCCAAGGCCGCGCTCGGTTACTTGCCGGATCAGCCCCCGTTGTACCGTGAGCTGACCGTCGATGAATATCTGAATTATTGTGCGCGTCTCAACCGTATCCCGCGTGACAGGCGCAGTGCCGCCGTAGGCAAGGCCAAGCAGCGCTGCGGGCTGACCGAGGTAGGCGCGCGTTTGATCGGAAATCTCTCCAAGGGTTATCAGCAGCGCGTGGGCATCGCCCAGGCGATTGTTCATACACCTGCACTGGTGATTCTCGACGAACCGACGGTGGGGCTGGACCCGATCCAGGTGCGCGAGATTCGCGCACTGATCAGGGAGTTGAGTGGCGAGCACAGCGTGATTCTCTCGACGCATATTCTGCCCGAGGTGCAGGCGACGTGTGACCGAGTGCAGATCATTAACAAGGGCAAGCTGCTGTTGAACGATAGTATCGATGGATTGCTGGCGCGCATGCAGTCTTCCAGCATGCTGGTGGCGTTGCGCAATCCTCCTCCGGTGCTGGAGTTGGAGTCGTTCCCCGGTGTCAGGTCGGTGGTGCCTCTGCCGGATGGCCGCCTGCGGTTGCACTATTTTCCCGATGCTAGCCCAGCGCAAGATCTGGTTGAACGTTCCGTGCAGCGCAATTGGGGATTGTATGAGTTGACGCCCGAGCGCATGTCACTGGAGCAGATCTTTGTCGACATCACGCGTGCGGAGCAGCATGCCGTAATTGCGGAGGAAGCAGCGTGA
- a CDS encoding DUF1456 family protein yields MVNNDVLRRLRYALNIGDEKMVEIIKLSGREIDQENVKNLLKKEDEEGYLECDNNVMESFLDGLIMLKRGKSERGPEKHKAPSSLLTNNDILKKLRVAFELKEDGMHEVLALAGFEVSKSELSALFRKKGQKNYRECGDQLLRNFLKGLTLRLGS; encoded by the coding sequence GTGGTAAATAACGATGTATTACGAAGGCTTCGGTACGCGCTGAATATTGGCGACGAAAAAATGGTCGAGATAATAAAGTTGTCGGGTCGTGAAATTGACCAGGAAAATGTAAAAAATCTTTTGAAAAAGGAAGATGAAGAGGGTTACCTTGAGTGTGACAATAATGTCATGGAGTCTTTTTTGGATGGGTTGATTATGCTCAAGAGAGGCAAGAGCGAGCGTGGGCCGGAGAAGCATAAAGCGCCATCTTCTTTGTTGACAAATAACGATATATTGAAAAAACTCAGGGTTGCTTTCGAATTGAAAGAAGATGGTATGCATGAAGTTTTGGCGCTAGCAGGGTTTGAGGTGTCCAAGTCTGAGTTAAGCGCATTGTTTAGAAAAAAAGGACAAAAAAACTACAGGGAGTGTGGTGATCAGTTGCTCAGGAATTTTCTGAAAGGCCTTACGCTTCGTCTTGGAAGTTGA
- a CDS encoding DUF2288 domain-containing protein — protein MGNFDEELRPRLNVETGKLAWHELERHFARGVVVKVSVDLDLVEIAASMSKDDKAAIERLIQADKLSRVSVEDAKDWHERKPTFWAVVVAPWVLVQEAKL, from the coding sequence ATGGGCAACTTTGACGAAGAACTCCGACCCAGACTTAACGTTGAGACCGGGAAATTGGCATGGCATGAGCTTGAGCGGCATTTTGCCCGTGGGGTAGTGGTCAAGGTTTCGGTTGATCTTGACTTGGTCGAGATCGCAGCGTCCATGTCCAAGGATGACAAGGCCGCCATTGAGCGCCTGATACAGGCCGATAAACTGTCGCGCGTATCGGTGGAAGATGCCAAGGACTGGCATGAGCGTAAACCGACATTTTGGGCGGTGGTGGTCGCACCTTGGGTACTCGTCCAAGAAGCCAAACTCTAA
- a CDS encoding IS30 family transposase yields the protein MGKNYDQLSIEERAMIQTQLEMGVKPAAIAKSITRSASTVSRELRRNGWSRPKTPRGPGRPAVAGGYRAEAAHKRAHGCTIKPRVEGRLRLGTTLWDSVMRHLKAGYSPEQIAGTLALVHPDTPTLQVSHETIYTAIYAMPRGELRTEVIGWLRFGHAKRRPRARGEDRRGRIPDMVSIHDRPPEIEERLIPGHWEGDFIKGAHNRSSVGTLVERTTLFTVLAKMENATAEATLTGFSHVLNRIDAQKRLSLTYDQGREMAAHQRLTETTGVKVYFADPHSPWQRGINENTNGLLRQYLPKGSDLSGFTQEELDAIAWQLNTRPRKSLGFKCPAELFTPDSFDFRQHHAALFALGH from the coding sequence ATGGGAAAAAACTACGATCAATTGAGTATTGAAGAGCGGGCAATGATACAAACGCAACTGGAGATGGGGGTCAAACCTGCCGCAATTGCCAAGTCCATAACCCGGTCAGCCTCTACCGTCTCACGTGAACTTCGGCGCAATGGCTGGAGCCGCCCGAAAACGCCTCGCGGCCCTGGACGACCGGCTGTGGCGGGAGGCTATCGTGCCGAGGCAGCCCACAAACGTGCGCATGGCTGCACGATCAAGCCGCGTGTTGAGGGTCGCCTGCGACTGGGAACCACGCTGTGGGATTCAGTCATGCGCCACCTGAAAGCAGGCTACTCACCGGAGCAGATTGCTGGCACACTGGCGCTTGTGCATCCAGATACCCCTACCTTGCAGGTTTCCCATGAGACCATCTACACCGCCATCTACGCCATGCCGCGTGGCGAACTGCGCACGGAAGTGATTGGCTGGTTGCGTTTCGGCCATGCCAAGCGCCGTCCCCGTGCGCGTGGCGAAGACCGGCGCGGACGGATTCCTGACATGGTCAGCATTCATGACCGTCCGCCTGAGATTGAAGAGCGGTTGATCCCGGGCCACTGGGAGGGTGACTTCATCAAGGGCGCGCATAATCGCTCATCTGTCGGTACGCTGGTGGAACGGACCACGCTGTTCACGGTACTGGCAAAAATGGAAAATGCCACTGCTGAGGCGACGTTGACCGGCTTCAGTCATGTGCTCAACCGCATTGATGCGCAAAAGCGCCTCTCGTTGACGTACGATCAAGGCAGGGAAATGGCGGCACACCAACGGCTGACAGAAACCACAGGGGTGAAAGTATATTTTGCCGATCCACACAGCCCCTGGCAGCGCGGCATCAACGAGAATACCAATGGTCTGTTGCGGCAGTACCTGCCCAAGGGGAGTGACTTGAGTGGTTTCACGCAGGAGGAGCTGGATGCGATTGCCTGGCAACTCAATACCCGACCACGCAAGTCACTGGGCTTCAAATGCCCAGCCGAGTTGTTTACACCAGACTCTTTCGATTTCAGGCAGCATCACGCTGCGCTTTTTGCACTTGGTCATTGA
- a CDS encoding metallophosphoesterase has translation MPNVYAAQTATADQTDPVLLVAGDVAQCNVRGAQLTADLINRTAGTVLAPGDLAYQNGSLKDFAQCYEPAWGKFKERTWPAPGNHEYNTRGAAGYFEYFGRRAGEPGKGYYSITIGKWHVVALNSNIDTGPDSEQVQWLHKVLAAHPATCTLAFWHHPRFSSGLHGNHRSMAAPWETLYQHGASIVIAGHDHHYERFTPLNGKGEPDNTRGIRSFVVGTGGTRLYNFGMRNSNSVAWNGTVWGVLKLTLHTNSYDWEFLPVENGTYHDAGTGQCAGKE, from the coding sequence GTGCCAAACGTGTACGCGGCACAGACGGCCACCGCCGATCAGACCGATCCCGTGCTGCTTGTCGCGGGCGACGTCGCTCAGTGCAACGTGCGCGGAGCTCAGCTAACAGCAGACTTGATTAATCGGACAGCGGGTACAGTGCTGGCGCCCGGCGACTTGGCCTATCAGAATGGATCCCTCAAGGATTTCGCGCAGTGTTACGAACCTGCGTGGGGAAAATTCAAGGAGCGAACGTGGCCAGCCCCCGGGAACCACGAATACAACACGCGCGGCGCGGCGGGTTACTTCGAGTATTTTGGTCGCCGCGCCGGGGAGCCAGGCAAGGGCTACTACAGCATCACTATCGGTAAGTGGCATGTGGTGGCGCTGAACAGCAACATCGACACTGGCCCGGATTCGGAGCAAGTCCAGTGGCTACACAAAGTTCTGGCCGCACATCCAGCCACCTGCACGCTCGCGTTTTGGCACCATCCACGATTCAGCTCGGGCCTGCATGGCAACCATCGCTCGATGGCCGCGCCGTGGGAAACACTCTATCAACATGGCGCAAGCATCGTGATTGCAGGCCACGATCACCACTATGAGCGCTTCACCCCTCTCAATGGCAAGGGTGAGCCTGACAACACCCGAGGTATCCGCTCGTTCGTTGTTGGCACCGGTGGGACAAGGCTCTACAATTTTGGCATGCGCAACAGCAACAGCGTCGCCTGGAACGGTACTGTATGGGGCGTGCTGAAACTTACTCTGCACACAAACAGTTATGACTGGGAATTTCTACCGGTAGAAAATGGGACGTATCATGACGCAGGAACCGGCCAGTGCGCGGGTAAAGAATGA
- a CDS encoding ISL3 family transposase, with the protein MWHQAKCILHLLQKMGGFFNGYFTQTQTHSRRIPIPLFSPAGKDTRHLWRLQSTDHHARSALKKTACNSCGRTRSGWYDKRLRRVRDLSCGDTRIYLEIEIRRVLCRHCGKVKRERLDFLADNPLYTKRFSWYVGRRCRASTVSDIARELLLDWHTVKELDKQYMTAQLERAGTPAPKAIGIDEISIRKGHTYRIVVSDLIRGRPIWFGGADRSEDSMRQFYDWLGEKKSKGICLAVMDMWKPFRNVTNERAPQAAILFDKFHIMSHLGDALDKVRKMEYARLQGKDRRYIKGQKYVLLSNHENMTLDGRRSLKALLAANKRLNTAYLLKESFGQLWDYRSEAWARRFFENWKTSLKWQRLKPYEKFAEMIERHWDGIAAYCKPENKVSLGFVEGLNNKIRVIQRRAYGLRDEEYLRLKILTSMLPRL; encoded by the coding sequence TTGTGGCATCAGGCAAAATGCATCCTGCACCTGTTGCAGAAAATGGGAGGTTTTTTCAATGGCTATTTCACGCAAACCCAAACGCATTCTCGACGCATACCGATTCCCCTGTTTTCGCCCGCTGGAAAAGATACGCGGCATCTTTGGCGACTCCAAAGCACGGATCATCACGCTCGTTCGGCGCTCAAAAAAACGGCCTGCAACAGTTGCGGCAGAACGCGCTCTGGTTGGTACGACAAGAGGCTTCGACGAGTTCGCGACCTCTCCTGTGGCGACACACGTATCTATCTGGAAATCGAAATTCGACGGGTGCTTTGTCGGCACTGCGGGAAAGTGAAACGCGAACGACTCGACTTTCTCGCCGACAACCCACTCTATACAAAGCGATTTTCTTGGTATGTAGGCAGACGGTGTCGCGCCAGCACGGTGTCGGACATTGCCCGCGAATTGCTTCTGGACTGGCACACCGTCAAGGAACTGGACAAGCAATACATGACCGCGCAACTGGAACGCGCCGGAACGCCAGCACCCAAGGCCATTGGCATCGACGAAATATCGATTCGCAAAGGACATACCTATCGCATTGTAGTCAGCGACTTGATCCGTGGTCGTCCCATCTGGTTTGGCGGTGCCGACCGTTCGGAGGACAGCATGCGACAGTTCTATGACTGGCTGGGAGAGAAGAAATCCAAAGGCATTTGTCTTGCAGTGATGGATATGTGGAAGCCCTTTCGTAACGTAACCAACGAACGCGCCCCGCAGGCGGCCATCCTGTTCGACAAATTCCACATCATGAGCCATCTCGGCGATGCTCTGGATAAAGTCAGAAAGATGGAATATGCACGTCTTCAGGGCAAGGATAGGCGCTACATTAAGGGGCAGAAATACGTACTGCTTTCCAATCACGAAAATATGACACTGGACGGCAGACGTTCTTTGAAGGCTTTGCTGGCAGCGAACAAACGGCTGAACACGGCGTACCTGCTGAAAGAGTCGTTTGGCCAGTTGTGGGATTACAGGAGCGAAGCATGGGCGCGGCGTTTCTTCGAGAATTGGAAAACCAGCCTGAAGTGGCAGCGCCTGAAACCTTACGAGAAATTTGCCGAGATGATTGAGCGCCATTGGGATGGGATCGCAGCCTATTGCAAGCCAGAGAATAAAGTTTCACTCGGCTTTGTTGAGGGGCTCAACAATAAGATACGCGTAATCCAACGCCGTGCATATGGTCTGCGCGATGAAGAATATCTGCGACTAAAAATACTCACGTCTATGCTCCCGAGGCTCTAA